A single genomic interval of Granulicella tundricola MP5ACTX9 harbors:
- a CDS encoding alpha/beta hydrolase — MPTQIKNDATAPWFLEHSISAEDQTAMAAMRAIVTPNKGKLQGIQARVPFGGIMERVVAPEAIDYVADKIGGIPGWWCRPANAPSDQAIMHVHGGWFSWGSAESFRHLAGHIAARAGIAVFLPDYRLAPEHPFPAAFEDVKAAYVGLAESGYSKIAVTGDSAGGNLALALLVYLAQSGGTSGDALIGGVAISPVTDLSLSGESWSSRAEADPLFTKPQASGLVEAYLVGHKSEDPIASPLFADLEGLAPIRVHVGNDEVLLDDSVRLVERAVAAGVDARLDVWNGMIHGFLGSVGRLEASSQALQAIGQFLRHRFAE, encoded by the coding sequence ATGCCGACACAAATAAAAAACGATGCAACTGCCCCTTGGTTCTTAGAACATTCAATTAGCGCCGAGGATCAAACTGCGATGGCCGCCATGCGCGCCATCGTCACGCCGAATAAAGGCAAACTTCAAGGTATTCAGGCTCGCGTTCCGTTTGGCGGGATCATGGAGCGTGTCGTAGCGCCAGAAGCGATCGACTATGTGGCCGATAAGATCGGCGGAATACCTGGATGGTGGTGCCGACCCGCAAATGCACCATCCGACCAAGCAATTATGCACGTCCATGGTGGATGGTTTAGCTGGGGTTCAGCAGAGTCTTTCCGTCACCTAGCCGGTCATATTGCTGCTCGGGCAGGAATTGCGGTTTTTCTCCCCGATTACAGACTCGCTCCAGAGCATCCGTTTCCCGCCGCGTTTGAGGATGTCAAGGCTGCTTACGTCGGGTTAGCTGAGAGTGGCTACTCCAAAATTGCCGTCACCGGAGATTCCGCAGGCGGAAATCTGGCCCTGGCCCTGCTCGTATATCTGGCGCAAAGCGGCGGAACATCTGGCGATGCTTTGATAGGCGGAGTGGCCATTTCCCCCGTGACTGATCTCTCCCTTTCGGGAGAGAGTTGGTCAAGCCGTGCGGAGGCTGATCCTCTGTTTACAAAGCCGCAAGCGTCCGGGCTGGTTGAAGCCTACTTGGTCGGCCACAAGAGTGAAGACCCGATCGCTTCGCCGCTCTTTGCTGACTTGGAGGGCCTTGCGCCCATACGGGTTCATGTAGGCAACGACGAAGTGCTCCTCGATGACTCCGTCCGGTTGGTTGAGCGCGCAGTCGCGGCGGGAGTGGATGCCCGTCTTGATGTGTGGAACGGCATGATTCATGGATTTCTCGGGAGCGTTGGACGCCTCGAGGCCTCCAGTCAGGCACTTCAAGCGATCGGGCAGTTTCTGAGACATCGTTTCGCCGAATAA
- a CDS encoding zinc-dependent alcohol dehydrogenase family protein, protein MKTWQLEKLGRANLHLVETPKPEPGPSEILVRSKAISLNFRDKAIIEGSYVIPIDFPLVPGSDLAGEVVSVGANVTRFKAGDQVVSTFQPLWLDGIPTVEARNATLGGPLPGVLAEYVLLPDTGALAYPEYLTPAQASTLPIAAVTAWVALFKHGNLQPSETVLIHGSGGVSLFGLQLARALGARVIATSRSATKIHLLKQLGASDVIDTTKYPAWDEEARSLTQDCGVDHVLEVVGGEYLQRSIAALALGGHVAVIGFMESMTSTISLPPLMLGNLKLQGVGVGSRKDMVELLNFLEHHRVEPVIDASYDFSDLPDALDHLDRGPFGKVVVEIR, encoded by the coding sequence ATGAAGACCTGGCAACTCGAAAAGCTTGGACGAGCGAATCTACATCTCGTCGAAACTCCGAAACCTGAACCCGGCCCGAGCGAAATCCTGGTGCGCAGTAAAGCCATCTCACTGAATTTTCGAGACAAGGCCATCATCGAGGGCTCCTATGTAATTCCTATTGATTTCCCGCTGGTGCCAGGGTCAGACCTTGCTGGCGAAGTTGTATCTGTGGGAGCCAATGTCACGCGTTTCAAAGCGGGAGATCAGGTCGTCTCCACGTTTCAGCCGCTCTGGCTCGACGGCATACCAACGGTTGAAGCGCGCAACGCCACCTTGGGTGGGCCTCTCCCCGGCGTTCTGGCGGAGTACGTGCTACTTCCTGACACCGGTGCGCTAGCCTATCCCGAATACCTCACGCCAGCACAAGCTTCGACTCTGCCCATCGCTGCTGTAACGGCGTGGGTAGCTCTCTTTAAGCACGGCAATCTTCAACCAAGTGAGACTGTGTTGATTCACGGAAGTGGAGGAGTCTCCCTCTTTGGCCTACAACTTGCGCGCGCTCTGGGCGCACGGGTCATTGCAACTTCGAGAAGCGCGACCAAGATCCATTTGCTGAAGCAACTCGGCGCTAGCGACGTTATCGACACCACGAAGTATCCGGCTTGGGACGAAGAGGCCCGAAGTCTTACTCAAGACTGCGGCGTAGATCATGTCCTTGAGGTCGTGGGGGGAGAATATCTTCAACGTTCGATCGCGGCGTTAGCGCTGGGTGGTCATGTCGCGGTCATTGGCTTCATGGAGTCGATGACGTCGACGATATCGTTGCCGCCCTTGATGTTGGGGAATCTAAAGCTGCAAGGGGTCGGCGTGGGATCGCGGAAGGACATGGTTGAGCTTCTCAATTTTCTGGAACATCACAGGGTCGAACCTGTAATCGACGCCTCTTATGATTTCAGCGACCTTCCGGATGCTTTAGATCATCTAGACCGCGGACCGTTCGGCAAAGTAGTGGTGGAGATTCGGTGA